Proteins from one Candidatus Saccharimonadales bacterium genomic window:
- a CDS encoding DUF2130 domain-containing protein: MNEIICPHCKKAFKVDEAGFADILKQVRDHEFESALHERVEMLKKEKENAIKLAEANTKNQLQVDAAKKDAQIAELKMQKEAEIAKLIATRNADVLAIQAAKDTELARLQARLQAAETEKKLELSEALNKIEKERDHIANELKNKDTERQLLESSLKDKYEVELRSKDQMISYYKDMKAKLSTKMVGETLEQHCETEFNKLRATAFPNAYFEKDNDAKTGSKGDYIYREVDESSNEIISIMFEMKNEGDETTTKHKNEDFLRELDKDRNEKKCEYGVLVTLLESESELYNTGIVDVSHKYPKMYVIRPQFFIPIITLLRNAALNSMKYKSELALVKAQNVDITHFEDNINAFKEGFAKNYDLASRKFKTAIDEIDKTIDHLQKTKDALLSSENNLRLANNKAEDLTIKRLTRGNPTMAVKFEDLNN, translated from the coding sequence ATGAATGAAATAATTTGCCCTCACTGTAAAAAAGCTTTTAAGGTTGATGAAGCAGGATTTGCTGATATTTTAAAGCAAGTTCGTGATCATGAATTTGAGAGTGCTCTTCATGAACGCGTTGAGATGTTAAAAAAAGAAAAAGAGAACGCAATTAAGCTCGCTGAAGCGAACACAAAGAATCAGTTACAAGTAGATGCGGCAAAAAAAGATGCACAAATTGCTGAACTAAAAATGCAAAAAGAAGCTGAAATCGCAAAGTTAATTGCGACGAGAAATGCTGATGTATTAGCGATTCAAGCCGCAAAGGACACTGAGCTCGCTCGACTTCAAGCTCGACTTCAAGCAGCTGAAACTGAAAAGAAACTCGAACTTAGTGAGGCTCTTAATAAAATTGAAAAAGAACGTGATCATATTGCAAATGAACTCAAAAATAAGGACACGGAACGCCAATTGCTAGAATCATCATTAAAGGACAAATACGAAGTTGAGCTTCGATCAAAAGATCAAATGATTTCATATTATAAAGATATGAAGGCTAAACTATCTACAAAGATGGTAGGTGAGACTCTTGAGCAGCACTGCGAAACCGAGTTTAATAAACTGCGTGCAACTGCATTTCCAAATGCCTATTTTGAAAAAGATAATGATGCTAAAACTGGGAGTAAAGGTGACTACATCTACCGTGAAGTAGACGAGTCTAGTAATGAAATTATCTCCATCATGTTTGAAATGAAGAACGAGGGAGATGAGACGACTACAAAGCATAAAAATGAAGATTTCCTGCGAGAGTTGGATAAAGATAGAAATGAGAAAAAATGTGAGTATGGTGTACTCGTGACACTTCTCGAATCTGAAAGTGAACTTTACAATACTGGTATCGTCGACGTCTCCCATAAATATCCAAAGATGTATGTGATACGTCCACAGTTTTTTATACCGATCATAACGCTTCTTCGTAACGCTGCTTTGAACTCTATGAAGTATAAATCTGAGCTCGCCCTCGTTAAAGCTCAAAATGTCGATATCACTCATTTTGAAGATAATATTAATGCGTTTAAAGAGGGATTTGCAAAGAACTATGATCTTGCAAGCCGTAAGTTTAAAACAGCTATTGATGAGATAGATAAAACTATTGATCATCTACAAAAGACTAAAGACGCTCTATTATCATCGGAGAACAATCTTCGCCTTGCTAATAACAAAGCGGAAGATCTAACAATTAAGCGACTAACTCGCGGTAATCCAACTATGGCTGTAAAGTTTGAAGATCTTAATAACTGA
- a CDS encoding TerD family protein — MSLSLIKGTPAEPLVNPNGHAVSKLTVGVGWDKSSGGKKGFAGMLSRAKGIDLDLAGLVYDNTGSGVRVCGFDTPDLFGGGMHHTGDNKTGKGDGIDESMEIDLDRLPPNITGIVVTLNAFKKGVSFANIAGADCFFSENFGKDLFGLGQFAVPIDDATKNTIFMARILRDATSGGWTIKVVNAMGSAINGDPRQLLSVGKAYLTV, encoded by the coding sequence ATGTCTCTCTCGCTCATCAAGGGAACGCCCGCCGAGCCGCTCGTCAACCCCAACGGACACGCCGTCAGCAAGCTGACCGTCGGTGTCGGCTGGGACAAGTCGTCCGGCGGCAAGAAGGGCTTCGCAGGAATGCTCAGCCGTGCGAAAGGGATCGATCTCGATCTCGCCGGTCTGGTGTACGACAACACCGGGTCGGGCGTACGAGTCTGCGGCTTCGACACCCCTGATCTCTTCGGCGGCGGCATGCACCACACTGGTGACAACAAGACCGGAAAGGGCGACGGAATCGACGAGTCGATGGAAATCGATCTCGACCGACTGCCGCCCAACATCACCGGGATCGTCGTCACCCTGAACGCCTTCAAGAAGGGTGTGTCGTTCGCGAACATCGCCGGCGCCGACTGCTTCTTCTCCGAGAACTTCGGGAAGGATCTGTTCGGCCTCGGCCAGTTCGCCGTCCCGATCGACGATGCGACCAAGAACACCATCTTCATGGCGCGCATCCTGCGCGACGCGACGAGTGGTGGTTGGACGATCAAGGTCGTCAATGCCATGGGCTCAGCGATCAACGGTGACCCGCGTCAGCTCCTCAGCGTCGGAAAGGCCTACCTGACGGTCTGA
- a CDS encoding VWA domain-containing protein: protein MTWWNRRKTVPEATPVFATAQPMPCKTMVTGPMQIRRSVQYGYDTGKPAVDLSKHAPETVQLVKGPYYAAQAALKAVGLFGVRIKIIVMVDGSGSMKGAYAEQDVQKMLNRALGFALNLDPSKSISVFTYGTSVSRPVLIELSNYSSAGTLIKPDFGCTNMALGFEQALDIARNSEIRLPTMVINITDGDPNDGVSKIMAQKAMTRSVVSSSCEPIQVKNLAVKSVPYLETIDDLQSWYEVRKDNSGNTVHDHEGHVILDYNPKGVRLIDNVDSQKVSPGDSDQRWAEAFAGEVRDWLDASAQVGLITGVPGIDRRY, encoded by the coding sequence ATGACTTGGTGGAATCGTCGCAAGACGGTACCCGAAGCAACACCCGTTTTTGCCACCGCGCAGCCAATGCCGTGCAAGACCATGGTGACGGGGCCGATGCAGATCAGGCGCTCTGTGCAGTACGGATACGATACCGGCAAGCCAGCCGTTGATCTTTCCAAGCACGCTCCAGAAACCGTCCAGCTTGTGAAGGGCCCGTACTACGCGGCTCAAGCGGCACTGAAGGCGGTAGGACTCTTCGGTGTCCGAATCAAGATCATCGTGATGGTCGATGGTTCGGGCTCGATGAAAGGGGCCTACGCGGAGCAGGATGTGCAGAAGATGCTCAATAGGGCACTCGGGTTCGCTCTGAACCTGGACCCGAGCAAATCCATCTCTGTATTCACATACGGCACAAGTGTTAGCCGTCCGGTTCTCATCGAACTCTCGAACTACAGCAGTGCGGGCACCCTGATCAAACCTGACTTTGGGTGCACAAACATGGCACTCGGGTTCGAGCAGGCTCTCGATATCGCTCGCAATTCCGAAATCCGGCTACCGACCATGGTGATCAATATCACCGACGGTGATCCCAACGATGGGGTCAGTAAGATCATGGCTCAAAAGGCCATGACTCGCTCCGTAGTAAGTTCGTCATGCGAACCAATTCAGGTCAAGAACTTGGCTGTGAAGAGTGTTCCGTATCTCGAAACGATCGACGATCTACAGAGTTGGTACGAGGTTCGTAAGGACAACAGTGGAAACACAGTCCATGATCATGAGGGTCACGTCATCCTCGACTACAATCCGAAAGGAGTACGACTGATCGACAACGTTGATTCACAGAAGGTCAGTCCTGGGGACTCGGACCAGAGATGGGCCGAAGCATTTGCCGGCGAGGTGCGTGACTGGCTCGATGCTAGTGCACAGGTTGGTTTGATCACTGGAGTTCCAGGGATCGACCGTCGCTACTGA
- a CDS encoding GlsB/YeaQ/YmgE family stress response membrane protein, whose translation MNIIGWIVLGGLAGWVASMIMGRDAQQGILGNIVVGIIGAFIGGFVMSLFGGSGVTGFNFTSFLVALLGAVIALWVLKKVGGKKSVA comes from the coding sequence ATGAATATCATAGGATGGATCGTCTTAGGCGGACTTGCAGGTTGGGTCGCTTCCATGATTATGGGACGTGATGCACAGCAGGGTATTCTAGGTAATATCGTTGTCGGTATTATCGGAGCTTTTATCGGAGGATTTGTAATGAGTCTCTTCGGTGGATCAGGTGTTACAGGATTTAACTTTACGAGCTTCCTCGTAGCACTTCTAGGTGCTGTCATTGCACTATGGGTACTAAAGAAAGTCGGTGGAAAGAAATCTGTCGCCTAA
- a CDS encoding NAD(P)H-dependent oxidoreductase yields the protein MSNILIVTGSARELSVGNKIATIVQEELQNYDDVTATIANLKEIDLPFFDNETAPSAPNFSTSNEKVLSWTKMVADADTVLLLMPEYNHSLSGIQKNAIDWISAEWNEKPVSIIGYGWGGAALAHITAKEVFSNLKAKLLPTTTHLHFMKQLNPDGSAVDGQDIAEQIKLTLDELVGNLK from the coding sequence ATGTCAAACATTCTTATCGTCACAGGTAGCGCGCGCGAACTTAGCGTCGGCAATAAAATTGCAACAATCGTTCAAGAAGAACTTCAAAATTATGATGACGTCACCGCAACTATCGCAAATTTAAAAGAAATTGATTTGCCATTCTTTGACAATGAAACAGCTCCATCAGCACCAAACTTTTCGACTAGTAATGAAAAAGTACTTTCATGGACAAAGATGGTAGCGGATGCTGATACAGTTCTTCTCCTTATGCCTGAGTACAACCACTCACTTAGCGGCATTCAGAAAAATGCAATCGACTGGATATCTGCAGAATGGAATGAAAAACCAGTTAGTATTATTGGTTACGGATGGGGTGGCGCGGCGCTTGCTCATATCACCGCTAAGGAAGTATTTAGTAACCTCAAAGCAAAGTTACTCCCAACAACAACACACCTTCACTTCATGAAACAACTAAACCCAGATGGTTCAGCTGTAGATGGTCAGGATATCGCTGAGCAGATTAAATTAACTCTCGATGAACTTGTCGGCAACCTAAAGTAG
- a CDS encoding ATP-dependent Clp protease ATP-binding subunit, translating into MADDFAEFVSHLTDNARTSLQHADAIARGYGSAYIGTEHLLLGVLAQGSSVGAKLLADAGVTLDRAELALNLTPRTLIVSTGAKGLSETAKLTLKMSWDIAQEFSQDYLGTEHILYSILSQKNARATMLLRDMNVNLVELTSELEEFFDREHSHYQEADAENSQKTKKKAGRGGALEVFGTDLTALARRGELDPVVGREAQVERMVTIISRRTKNNPVLIGEPGVGKTAIVEGLAQRIVSEDVPDHLLDKRVVLLDLAAMIAGTKYRGEFEERLKKVVTELKQQNNVIIFIDELHLLVGAGAAEGALDAANMLKPALARGELHMIGATTLEEYRKHIEKDSALERRFQTIVVPEPTMKETIAILKGLRSYYELHHSVKLSDEVLEDAAYMADRYVSERFMPDKAIDVIDEAAALIRVKSGRKPSKLRDLNRQLNNLNEKMEDAVASEDYERAALYKTRISQINDKISDISQSAEQKAPVTVTTDDVAQAVATMTGIPVKRIQKSEAKLLRNLEKHLGKYIIGQKEAVEKVARAIRRSRSGVASQKRPIGSFVFMGPTGVGKTELARVLASEVFGSDDALIKIDMSEFGERHNTSRLLGAPAGYVGYEDGGQLTDKIRRQPYSVVLFDEIEKAHPDVFQILLQLLEDGKMTDAKGRSVNFSNTIVILTSNLGAERMMKESSLGFHAVTKQDEKKLEIAHEENQAAANDALSGMMRPELINRFDAVLTFRALTRQEVGHIFDNLIDELQTRLVRKGIHLVIKPSAKKLLINKGYDEKFGARPLRRAIQDELEHRLADGMLSGEYEKGSVLTIVAKKDEITIDVTREV; encoded by the coding sequence ATGGCAGATGATTTCGCGGAATTCGTATCCCACTTAACGGATAATGCCCGGACCAGCTTGCAACACGCTGATGCGATTGCACGTGGATACGGGAGTGCCTATATAGGTACAGAGCATTTGCTACTTGGCGTGCTAGCTCAAGGTTCTTCAGTTGGTGCAAAATTACTTGCAGATGCAGGTGTCACACTTGATCGTGCAGAACTAGCGCTCAACTTAACTCCTCGAACACTTATTGTCAGTACTGGTGCTAAAGGCTTGTCTGAGACGGCAAAACTGACACTTAAAATGAGTTGGGACATTGCTCAAGAATTCAGCCAGGATTATCTTGGCACTGAGCATATTCTCTATAGTATTCTTAGCCAGAAAAATGCACGTGCGACAATGTTACTCCGAGATATGAATGTTAACCTTGTTGAGCTAACCAGTGAACTTGAAGAGTTCTTTGATCGTGAGCACAGCCATTATCAGGAAGCAGATGCGGAGAATAGCCAAAAAACAAAGAAAAAAGCTGGTCGTGGTGGTGCCCTTGAAGTATTTGGTACTGATCTTACGGCACTTGCAAGGCGCGGAGAATTAGATCCTGTTGTTGGACGTGAAGCTCAGGTCGAGCGTATGGTGACTATCATTAGTCGCCGTACTAAGAATAACCCTGTCCTTATTGGCGAACCAGGCGTTGGTAAGACTGCGATTGTTGAAGGCCTTGCTCAGCGCATAGTCAGTGAAGACGTGCCCGATCACTTACTTGATAAGCGAGTTGTCCTGTTGGATCTTGCAGCGATGATAGCTGGTACAAAATATCGTGGTGAGTTTGAAGAGAGACTTAAAAAAGTTGTTACTGAATTAAAACAGCAGAATAATGTCATCATTTTTATCGATGAGTTACATCTTTTGGTTGGTGCAGGGGCTGCTGAAGGAGCACTTGATGCTGCCAATATGCTGAAACCAGCACTCGCACGTGGTGAACTTCATATGATTGGTGCAACTACACTTGAAGAGTATCGTAAGCATATAGAAAAAGACAGCGCTCTAGAACGCCGCTTCCAGACAATTGTTGTTCCTGAACCGACAATGAAAGAGACTATCGCCATTCTAAAAGGTCTTCGAAGTTACTACGAGCTTCATCATAGTGTCAAACTGAGTGATGAAGTACTCGAAGATGCTGCCTATATGGCTGATCGCTACGTTAGTGAACGTTTCATGCCAGACAAGGCTATTGATGTAATTGACGAAGCAGCAGCGCTTATACGTGTTAAATCTGGTCGAAAACCTAGCAAGCTTCGTGACCTTAATCGTCAATTGAATAACTTGAACGAAAAAATGGAAGATGCTGTTGCGTCTGAAGATTACGAGCGGGCCGCTCTTTACAAAACACGTATTAGCCAAATAAATGACAAAATTAGCGATATTTCACAATCTGCTGAACAAAAGGCGCCTGTTACTGTGACGACAGACGATGTTGCACAAGCGGTAGCGACTATGACCGGCATTCCTGTAAAACGTATCCAAAAATCAGAAGCAAAGCTTTTACGTAATCTAGAAAAACACCTTGGCAAGTATATTATCGGACAAAAAGAAGCTGTTGAGAAAGTAGCAAGGGCTATCAGGCGCTCTAGAAGTGGCGTCGCTAGCCAAAAGCGACCAATCGGCTCTTTTGTGTTTATGGGTCCAACCGGAGTTGGTAAAACGGAGCTTGCTCGTGTACTTGCGAGCGAAGTGTTCGGTAGCGATGACGCACTCATCAAAATTGACATGAGTGAATTTGGTGAACGACACAATACGAGTCGCTTACTTGGTGCGCCTGCTGGATACGTAGGTTATGAAGATGGTGGACAGCTTACGGATAAGATTCGTCGTCAGCCATACAGTGTCGTACTATTTGATGAAATAGAGAAAGCTCATCCTGACGTATTCCAAATACTTCTTCAGTTGCTCGAAGACGGTAAGATGACAGACGCGAAAGGTCGTTCAGTCAATTTCAGTAATACAATCGTTATTTTAACGAGTAATCTAGGTGCTGAGCGAATGATGAAAGAATCAAGTCTTGGATTCCACGCCGTTACGAAACAGGACGAGAAGAAATTAGAAATTGCTCATGAGGAAAACCAAGCAGCTGCTAATGATGCACTGAGTGGTATGATGCGGCCAGAACTTATTAATCGTTTTGACGCAGTTCTTACATTCCGAGCTTTAACCCGCCAGGAAGTTGGACACATTTTTGATAACCTCATCGATGAACTCCAGACACGATTAGTTCGCAAAGGAATTCATCTAGTAATAAAGCCATCTGCGAAAAAACTACTCATTAACAAAGGCTACGATGAAAAGTTTGGCGCAAGGCCCCTTCGACGTGCGATCCAAGACGAGCTTGAGCATCGACTTGCAGATGGTATGCTTTCTGGTGAATATGAGAAGGGTAGCGTTCTTACGATTGTGGCTAAGAAGGATGAAATTACGATAGATGTCACGCGCGAAGTCTAG
- a CDS encoding NAD(P)H-dependent oxidoreductase, with amino-acid sequence MDEKLTIAVLGGTTRVQRESIKAAHYVAEFGRQLQGVDIIFVDPKDLNLPGDGNDPEAKDPKYSEITAKADAFFIVTPEYNHSFPGSLKRMLDSELGNYNHKPVALAGASNGNWGGIRAVESLVPAIRETGLVVLSWDVYFPYVQNIFNEDGSIKDEFADRYNISLSKLYAELIWMAKLLRQGRRELTS; translated from the coding sequence ATGGACGAAAAATTGACAATAGCCGTTCTCGGTGGCACTACACGGGTCCAGCGAGAATCGATAAAAGCCGCACATTACGTTGCTGAATTTGGTAGGCAACTGCAAGGTGTTGATATCATATTTGTTGATCCCAAGGATCTCAATCTACCAGGTGACGGCAATGATCCAGAAGCAAAAGATCCAAAGTATAGTGAGATTACCGCAAAAGCCGATGCATTTTTCATTGTTACACCAGAATATAACCACAGTTTCCCCGGTAGCTTAAAACGGATGCTTGATAGCGAACTTGGTAACTATAACCACAAACCTGTTGCTCTTGCGGGTGCGAGTAATGGTAACTGGGGCGGCATACGTGCGGTAGAGTCGTTAGTGCCAGCCATTCGCGAGACTGGACTCGTTGTCCTTAGTTGGGATGTGTATTTCCCATATGTGCAAAATATATTTAACGAAGATGGATCAATCAAAGATGAATTTGCTGATCGATATAATATAAGTCTCAGTAAGCTTTATGCCGAACTGATATGGATGGCAAAACTACTCCGTCAAGGGCGACGCGAACTAACTTCTTAA
- a CDS encoding YaaA family protein, which translates to MLTILLHSSKTMQRRKSDDNTYQAPQLLENAVELANFVSTLSADQLMKPMQLSSPMATTTQTMMRSWNTNPHEQLPAIDAFLGDIYSGLQSQLFTDNDRRYANDHLYILSGLYGVLRALDSIMPYRLEMGYRLSDERYKNLYTYWGDSIAKILPSDVPIINLSAAEYTKVVLPHLKGADIISPRFLTIDPKTNEPKFVVVHAKVARGAFASWLIRNRIESTKNLWHFNELGYAFSTEMSTPEIPVFICKVYGGLGLSVRLT; encoded by the coding sequence ATGCTAACAATCTTGCTTCATTCATCCAAAACAATGCAGCGCAGAAAGTCTGACGACAACACGTATCAGGCACCGCAACTGCTCGAGAACGCAGTAGAATTAGCGAATTTTGTCTCAACTCTTTCAGCAGATCAACTAATGAAGCCGATGCAACTTTCGTCTCCTATGGCTACAACTACACAGACTATGATGAGATCATGGAACACTAATCCGCATGAGCAACTACCTGCTATTGATGCTTTTTTGGGAGACATTTATAGCGGACTGCAATCCCAGTTATTTACTGATAATGATCGACGGTATGCAAATGATCATCTTTATATTTTATCTGGACTCTACGGGGTACTGCGTGCGTTAGACAGCATCATGCCGTACCGACTAGAAATGGGCTATCGATTAAGTGATGAGCGATACAAAAATCTCTATACATACTGGGGAGATAGCATAGCTAAAATACTACCAAGTGATGTTCCGATCATCAATCTTTCAGCCGCTGAATATACCAAAGTAGTTTTGCCGCATCTTAAAGGTGCAGATATCATATCACCAAGATTTCTAACTATTGATCCAAAAACAAATGAGCCTAAGTTTGTTGTAGTTCATGCCAAAGTTGCGCGAGGTGCTTTTGCAAGTTGGCTCATCCGTAATCGGATTGAGTCTACTAAAAATCTCTGGCATTTTAATGAGTTGGGCTATGCATTTAGCACCGAAATGAGCACGCCAGAAATACCAGTTTTTATATGTAAAGTTTACGGCGGGCTAGGTCTTAGTGTACGTTTGACATAA
- the nusA gene encoding transcription termination factor NusA, whose translation MEDINVKQLTLAVRTIAEEKNLPEEVVLSVIEQAIAAAWRRDNGERDQEVRAELNVNDGTANVFVAREVVEEVGSDAVEISLDDAKKVKKDAVIGDSIEEKHEVISFGRVAAQTAKQVVLQRLREAEREVVLEEYEDKIGTIVTGTVQRVEPRVVRVELGKATGIIPQSEQIQGEFYSIGSRIKVFIKDIERDNRGPQLILSRGNEAFVEFLFRQEVPEMESGAVEIKAIAREAGRRTKLAVASTVPGVDPVGTFVGGHGTRVQAVMNEIGDQEKIDIITFDENNEQFIKNALSPAEVAKVQIDEDKKRATVYVNEDQQSIAIGRGGQNVRLASRLTGYEIDIETAVKTADKPASESKPRKNIEDDLLSAVEESTEE comes from the coding sequence ATGGAAGATATCAATGTAAAACAACTTACTCTCGCGGTTCGAACAATCGCTGAAGAGAAAAATCTACCTGAAGAAGTAGTCTTATCCGTTATTGAGCAGGCAATTGCTGCTGCGTGGCGCCGCGACAATGGTGAACGTGACCAAGAGGTTCGCGCTGAGCTAAATGTTAACGACGGTACTGCTAATGTATTTGTTGCTCGTGAAGTTGTTGAAGAAGTTGGATCCGACGCTGTTGAGATTAGTCTTGATGATGCAAAAAAAGTCAAAAAAGACGCTGTTATCGGTGATAGCATTGAAGAAAAACACGAAGTAATTAGCTTTGGCCGTGTCGCTGCCCAAACCGCAAAGCAAGTTGTATTGCAGCGCCTTCGTGAAGCAGAACGTGAAGTTGTGCTTGAAGAATATGAAGACAAGATAGGTACAATCGTTACTGGTACTGTCCAGCGTGTTGAACCACGTGTCGTTCGTGTAGAACTTGGTAAGGCAACGGGTATTATTCCTCAGTCAGAACAAATACAAGGCGAATTTTATAGCATTGGGAGCCGTATCAAAGTATTCATCAAAGATATTGAACGAGACAACCGTGGCCCACAGCTTATCCTTAGCCGTGGTAATGAAGCATTTGTTGAGTTCCTGTTCCGCCAAGAAGTTCCTGAAATGGAATCTGGTGCTGTCGAGATCAAAGCTATTGCTCGTGAAGCTGGTCGTCGTACTAAGTTAGCAGTTGCAAGTACTGTTCCAGGTGTTGATCCTGTTGGAACATTTGTTGGTGGTCATGGAACACGTGTCCAGGCCGTAATGAACGAAATTGGTGATCAAGAGAAGATTGACATCATTACATTTGATGAAAATAACGAACAGTTCATCAAGAACGCTCTTAGCCCAGCTGAAGTAGCAAAAGTACAGATTGATGAAGATAAAAAACGCGCAACTGTCTATGTCAATGAAGACCAGCAATCAATCGCTATTGGCCGCGGTGGTCAAAACGTTCGCCTTGCAAGTCGACTAACAGGATACGAAATTGATATCGAAACTGCGGTAAAAACAGCAGATAAGCCTGCGAGCGAATCAAAGCCACGAAAGAACATCGAAGATGATCTTCTTAGTGCGGTCGAAGAATCAACTGAAGAATAA
- a CDS encoding CNNM domain-containing protein: MSILILIFEILALITISALCSGLNISLMALSLGDLKRKAKLGDVSAKRVLPLRRKSHLTLSSILLANVAVISTTSLVLDDHFHGLIAGIVSTLLIVIFGEVIPQALFAKNALAFTARFAPFLKFLVFVTYIISRPLELLLNKLVGNHKQELHSRGELGIIINEQIDADESELDEDEAEIIKSVLQMSEKRVRDIMTSIDDVFWVTPDYIIDTKTIEKIKREGRSRIPIFDTNLTRCYGVLLIKDLLAYDFDDPIAVDDLSLHPVKIVGSMTALDTMFRKFISAHTHLIPIERDDHIVGIVTIEDLIEEILGHEIEDETDYKKKASRRN; encoded by the coding sequence ATGAGTATCCTCATTCTTATTTTTGAAATATTAGCGCTTATTACGATATCGGCGCTCTGCTCTGGTCTCAACATATCACTCATGGCTTTATCACTTGGTGACCTAAAGCGAAAAGCGAAACTAGGTGACGTAAGCGCTAAGCGTGTCCTCCCTCTTCGTCGTAAAAGTCACCTGACGCTATCAAGCATCCTGCTTGCCAACGTGGCCGTTATCTCGACTACATCTCTTGTGCTCGATGATCATTTTCATGGTCTTATCGCCGGAATTGTGAGCACGCTACTTATTGTCATATTTGGTGAAGTCATCCCACAAGCACTTTTTGCTAAAAATGCACTCGCATTTACTGCACGTTTTGCACCATTTTTAAAGTTTCTCGTCTTTGTAACATATATTATTTCTCGTCCGCTCGAATTACTACTTAATAAGCTCGTTGGGAATCACAAGCAAGAGCTACATTCACGCGGTGAACTGGGCATCATTATCAATGAGCAGATCGATGCCGATGAAAGTGAACTTGATGAAGACGAGGCTGAAATTATTAAAAGTGTCCTCCAAATGAGCGAAAAACGAGTTCGAGATATTATGACAAGTATTGACGATGTTTTTTGGGTAACCCCAGATTACATTATCGATACAAAAACTATTGAAAAAATTAAACGTGAAGGTCGCAGTCGCATACCAATTTTCGATACAAATCTCACACGTTGCTATGGTGTACTTCTTATTAAAGATTTACTTGCATATGATTTTGATGATCCAATCGCAGTTGATGATCTCTCACTTCATCCCGTTAAAATAGTTGGAAGTATGACCGCGCTTGATACTATGTTCCGTAAATTCATAAGTGCGCATACTCACTTAATTCCAATCGAGCGTGATGACCATATTGTTGGTATTGTAACGATTGAAGACTTAATCGAAGAAATTCTTGGACATGAAATTGAAGATGAAACTGATTATAAGAAAAAGGCTTCTCGGCGAAATTGA